A segment of the Lolium perenne isolate Kyuss_39 chromosome 3, Kyuss_2.0, whole genome shotgun sequence genome:
CGGTATAAATTTGAACTAAAATTCCGATATTCTATGGATCGGACGGAGTAGCTCAATCTAGTAGTGTGACATGGTGCATACATTTGTACTCCTATTTGATGCATGTTGCTGTGAGAACAAGTAAGTAACTTCCTTCATTCCAATAAATAAGGCGAACTTGTTTTCCGCTTCTTTTTCTTTACCGAAAGTTGTTACAGGTATACAAAGATTGTTAGTATAAAATTAACATTATTAAAAAGTATTTTTCAATACAAATCCAACTATATTAGTTATATACAGCTAGTTGAATGCTCGCGCGTTGGTACGATTTAATTTTTTTTCTTGCCGCACATGTGTAAGCATACATATGAAAAATTATGTGTAGTAAAATATCTACTATGCTGTGAACATCATATGCATAGATAGCAACACTCCAACAACTTttgattcgcaaaaaaaaaaaaacactccAACAATTTTTTTATATTAAAGTTTGTCTTAAAATACGTGTGTTTCACTGTTTCTGGAACACCGAGGTactataaaaagaaaaaaaaatcatcGCAAGCGGCAGTTCCGCGCCGCCATTTTGCCGAACGGCTGGCCTGCATGCAACCTGCAGCAAGCGCCGGCCGGCGTATTCTGGAAGCAGAGCCCCGCCAACGCAGCGTCCTGATGCCGCAGCCCGCTGCTGCCTATATATAATCCCGACGGCGACGAAGCGGCCGCAACGAAATCATTGGCCATTGGGGAATCGGCGTGCGTAGGCGTAACCTCCCTCCCTCGCTCCCGATGGCGACGAAGCGGCCGCGGCTGACGCCGACGCCGTCCGTATGGGTGGACGCCCCCGACAACATCCTCCTCCGCCTCGCCGCCTACCTCCCCTCCAGCGGCGACCGCATCCGCATGTCCTTCGCCAACAAGCACTGGAGCCGCGCCTTGCGCGGGGAGGGGCAGGGCCGGCCACCGCAGCTCCCCCTTCCGCCGCCCCTGCTCCCCTGCCTCATCTTCCCCAGCACCGAGGCGCCCACCTTCTTCTGCCCCATCGACCTCATGAGCTACCCCCTCCCGCTCCCGCGCGCCGTCCGCAACGCGCGCATCTGCGGCTCCACGGAGGGAGGCTGGCTCGTCCTCGCGCTCGACGCGCGCCACGCGCACGCTCTCTACAACATCTACTCCGGGAACCGCATCACCCTCCCTCGGGGCCTCCGCATCACCGAGGTCAAGATTGATCTCCCCTTGGTCTTGCGCGCCGCAACGCTCTCCTACTCGCCGTCCTACTCGCCTCGCGGTCGCGGGGGATACATGATCGGCGCCATCGCCCTCGTCGGCCGCAGACGCTGCCCCGCGTTCTGGCAAGAGGGGTTAGAGAACTGGATCACGCCCGACCCCGAGGACATGTGGACGAGGCGGCGGCTGCAGGACGTGATCTATTGCTCCGGCGCCTTCAATTTCCTCACCACGGCCGAGAGCCTCGTCACGTACACGCCAGTGCTCAAAGGGGACAACAACGAGCTATCCATGCTGCGCTACGACTACGACATGGTGCGGCGCCAGGACTACGCAGACGACCTGCTCTTCATTGGAGGAGGCCATGGCTCCATGGTGCGCTACCTCGTGCCCATTGGGGGCTGGCTTCACATGGTCGTCAGGTATATCTACAACGACGGCGGGACGGGGGTGCTCCGGGTCTTCAGATTCGAGCTCAAACCGCCGGCGTCGTACGGCCGCTCCTTCCGTGGTACCTGGGTGCCCGTGAAGGAGTTCCAAGGCCACATGCTGTTCGTGGGGCCAGCCTGCTCCAGATCCATCGACGTCGCGCACTTCCATGGCTTCGAGGACTCCACCATCTACTTCCCGGACGACTGCTTCTTCCCGGCCGACACCCAGCCGGCGGCGGACAACAGGAGGTGGTACTCCTTCGTCGACATGGGCAGGTACTCACTCTTTGATGTGGACTCCATCGATGAGTTCTGGCCTCCCAAGGATCGTCGCCCGGAGAGGTCGGACAATGCTCCTTGCACTTGGTGGTTCCATTGACACAACACCATGCCGCGCGCGCGCTGGCAGGTGAATGTGCTTACCCTTCAGTTCGGGCTTAATCATACTTGCATGCTACTGTACGTGTTGTTCCTCCTCGAGCTTGATGAGTACGTACTACGTGGTGCTGAGATTGTATCTGTCCTCTTTTTTTTTGCGTTTTCAGCATTTGGTGCTGCCAGATGGTACTACCACAAAATTACTTTGATATTTCGATCGTAGTACTATCTTGTCGCCAATTCTAATGTTCTTGCTGTATATTCTGGCTGTTGTGTACAACACAAATGTGCTGctgcttcaaaaaaaaaaaaaaaaaaatgtgctGCTGCTATCATGCTTCAGTAATAGACATTGCAGGTTTTGGTTGCAACTGCAAATTCTCATTCTGTTTTTGATCACTCTGCATGTTGCTGCAAGTTACTTTGGGTGTTCTTGGGTAGTGTTACCTCTCATATTGTCTTCTCTTGCGGTTATTTGTGCTTTAATGTGCAGTGTGATGGTGTTGGTATCAGAAGTGACAGTATTGCAGGGTATGCAGCAGAAAAATCAACGTGTAATTCCTGACATCGTGTGCATGTTTCCACAGATTCCAGATTCTTTTGTGCTCTTTGGTGTCCTTGTCAGGCATGCATTTTCATCTAGTCATTGAAACATACCCCAAATCCTAACGGATAGGTCACTGCAATTGGCTTCCTCTGATGAGTGCATAACACAACTAGTACACAGTGCGTGAGGTGTTAACTATCTGTGAAATGAGTTCTTTTTTGGTGATATGACTATCCACATTAGACGGATTAACGTATGTGTTTCTACTTTCTACTACTAGTTGGGATTTCATGTGCTCATATCTTAGGCTGTCTAATACTTTATCACGAGCCAGTGCATACCTCTAGTCAGGTTGTTTTCTCTCTTGCAACAGTAAATTGCAACACCTTGATTAACGTAACATCTGCGTCAATGACAATGCAATCTAATAGAATCTTTCTTATGATTTCAGCTGAACTGAAACTTCTCATGCCGGAAGTTATTCATTGCTTTTGCTCGTGCAAACCCTGTTCTGTAGGACTTGAATTTCGTATGGTCATAGTCTGAAAACCAATGGGAAGTATAGCACCTCGGTAATACACCAAAGTTAACTCACTGTTTCACCTGGAGGAGTCATTAACTGAAAGGACTTGCCGTATGTTTAGCTTATATGTTTGCCAAAAAAATGTTTAGCTTAGATTCAGGTTCGAGATTTCTAAGAAGATTCATGCTGCAATGTATGTACTAGTTGGTTGGACAACACTGAATATCAGCATTCAGTTCATGAATGGTAATAGCTGATGATGCTAAATCGATTGCCATGTGGCAGAGTCCCAGCAAACAAAGGAATGTACCCTCCGTTCCATAGTACTCCGCATATAGGATGTAATATTTAACCGACTATCCATGAAAAAATATATTAATATATACATAATCAAATATAAATGATATGATAGTAAACTAGGAAGTTTGCATAGCTGTTAGACTGTTTGTTATAGTATTTTAGAAGTTCTACAACATATGGGTATGAAGTAATGCAaacgtgtttgtgtggatgtactgATAAAGAAACGTGAAAGTGGTATTGTAGTGCCATGGTTCTGATATTTTTTTTCCAGCACCCACATTTATCACTGGAAAAGGTAAAGCGACCTCGTAAAGAAAGCACGAGCGAGATATTCTTCCTTTAGGGATCTCaattggaggaagaagaagcagaagtggAAGGACCAAACTCCTCTATGGGAGAAAGACATTAA
Coding sequences within it:
- the LOC127338433 gene encoding uncharacterized protein; the encoded protein is MATKRPRLTPTPSVWVDAPDNILLRLAAYLPSSGDRIRMSFANKHWSRALRGEGQGRPPQLPLPPPLLPCLIFPSTEAPTFFCPIDLMSYPLPLPRAVRNARICGSTEGGWLVLALDARHAHALYNIYSGNRITLPRGLRITEVKIDLPLVLRAATLSYSPSYSPRGRGGYMIGAIALVGRRRCPAFWQEGLENWITPDPEDMWTRRRLQDVIYCSGAFNFLTTAESLVTYTPVLKGDNNELSMLRYDYDMVRRQDYADDLLFIGGGHGSMVRYLVPIGGWLHMVVRYIYNDGGTGVLRVFRFELKPPASYGRSFRGTWVPVKEFQGHMLFVGPACSRSIDVAHFHGFEDSTIYFPDDCFFPADTQPAADNRRWYSFVDMGRYSLFDVDSIDEFWPPKDRRPERSDNAPCTWWFH